A stretch of the Rosa rugosa chromosome 5, drRosRugo1.1, whole genome shotgun sequence genome encodes the following:
- the LOC133709686 gene encoding protein DETOXIFICATION 16-like isoform X4 has protein sequence MADEEQSAGLESPVIPVLPQEHALQSTKGRFTKGELFGELKKQLLLAGPLVSSNFLLFGMQVISVMYVGHLGELSLAVQQCHSRFLQTQNNVVPMIATTGIATLVHLLLCWLLIYKTSLGYRGAAVAISISYWINALLLVVYIRVSPSCIHTWTGFSKEAFHGIPNFIRLSIPSAIMISLEIWSFEMMVPLSGFLPNPQLETSVLSISLNTSSMIYMIPLAFAGAASTRVSNQLGAGQPRLARLAVGVALCIVVTEGIVAAAILILGRKVWGYCYSSEKEVVSYVGQMLILVAVSHFFDGLQSVLSGIIRGSGQQKIGAYVNLGAYYLMGIPTALLLAFVFHIGGKGLWMGIIVALFVQALSLAIIILFTDWEKEVKKASDRVYNTPTASNASSVS, from the exons ATGGCTGACGAAGAACAATCTGCTGGTCTTGAATCACCCGTGATTCCTGTTCTGCCCCAAGAACATGCGTTACAATCAACAAAGGGACGATTCACGAAAGGTGAATTGTTCGGGGAACTGAAGAAGCAGTTATTGTTGGCAGGGCCGCTGGTATCATCAAATTTCTTGTTGTTCGGTATGCAGGTTATTTCAGTCATGTATGTTGGCCATCTTGGGGAGCTATCACTTGCAG TCCAACAATGTCATTCCAGATTCTTGCAAACCCAAAACAATGTGGTTCCTATGATAGCTACCACAGGTATTGCAACACTAGTGCACTTGCTTCTCTGTTGGCTTCTGATATACAAGACCAGCTTGGGATATAGAGGCGCTGCTGTCGCGATCTCTATCTCATATTGGATCAATGCATTACTCTTGGTTGTTTATATCAGAGTTTCTCCTTCTTGTATACACACATGGACTGGATTCTCAAAGGAGGCATTTCATGGAATTCCCAATTTCATAAGACTATCTATTCCTTCAGCTATAATGATCAG CCTAGAAATCTGGTCATTTGAAATGATGGTTCCCTTATCCGGTTTTCTTCCAAATCCACAGCTTGAAACCTCAGTGCTGTCAATCAG CCTTAACACATCCTCCATGATATACATGATTCCTCTTGCATTCGCCGGTGCAGCAAG CACAAGAGTTTCAAATCAATTGGGTGCCGGGCAACCACGACTAGCTCGTCTAGCAGTAGGTGTTGCACTATGCATTGTTGTTACTGAAGGTATTGTGGCTGCTGCaatactgatattgggtcgaAAAGTTTGGGGCTACTGTTACAGCAGTGAAAAGGAAGTTGTCAGTTATGTTGGGCAAATGCTTATTTTGGTTGCGGTATCCCACTTTTTTGATGGACTTCAATCTGTGCTTTCAG GCATCATAAGAGGAAGTGGACAGCAGAAGATTGGAGCATATGTAAATCTGGGAGCTTATTATCTTATGGGAATCCCTACTGCATTATTATTAGCATTTGTATTCCACATTGGAGGAAAG GGTCTTTGGATGGGAATCATTGTTGCGCTATTTGTGCAAGCACTGTCTCTTGCAATCATAATCTTATTCACAGACTGGGAGAAAGAA GTGAAGAAAGCTTCTGATAGGGTATACAACACACCAACCGCGTCTAATGCATCATCCGTAAGCTGA
- the LOC133709686 gene encoding protein DETOXIFICATION 16-like isoform X1 codes for MADEEQSAGLESPVIPVLPQEHALQSTKGRFTKGELFGELKKQLLLAGPLVSSNFLLFGMQVISVMYVGHLGELSLAGASMATSFASVTGLSLIIGMGSALDTFCGQSYGAKQYHMLGVHMQRAMLVLLLACIPLATIWFNAGHILKFLGQDPEIAAATGNYARFLIPCIFAYAVQQCHSRFLQTQNNVVPMIATTGIATLVHLLLCWLLIYKTSLGYRGAAVAISISYWINALLLVVYIRVSPSCIHTWTGFSKEAFHGIPNFIRLSIPSAIMISLEIWSFEMMVPLSGFLPNPQLETSVLSISLNTSSMIYMIPLAFAGAASTRVSNQLGAGQPRLARLAVGVALCIVVTEGIVAAAILILGRKVWGYCYSSEKEVVSYVGQMLILVAVSHFFDGLQSVLSGIIRGSGQQKIGAYVNLGAYYLMGIPTALLLAFVFHIGGKGLWMGIIVALFVQALSLAIIILFTDWEKEVKKASDRVYNTPTASNASSVS; via the exons ATGGCTGACGAAGAACAATCTGCTGGTCTTGAATCACCCGTGATTCCTGTTCTGCCCCAAGAACATGCGTTACAATCAACAAAGGGACGATTCACGAAAGGTGAATTGTTCGGGGAACTGAAGAAGCAGTTATTGTTGGCAGGGCCGCTGGTATCATCAAATTTCTTGTTGTTCGGTATGCAGGTTATTTCAGTCATGTATGTTGGCCATCTTGGGGAGCTATCACTTGCAGGTGCTTCCATGGCCACTTCTTTTGCATCTGTGACTGGTTTGAGCTTGATA ATAGGAATGGGTAGCGCATTAGACACATTTTGTGGGCAGTCGTATGGTGCAAAACAGTATCATATGCTTGGTGTACACATGCAGAGGGCAATGCTTGTTCTTCTGCTGGCCTGCATTCCTCTTGCAACCATATGGTTCAATGCAGGCCACATTCTCAAATTCTTGGGTCAAGATCCAGAAATTGCCGCTGCCACTGGAAACTATGCTCGTTTTCTGATACCTTGCATTTTTGCTTACGCAGTCCAACAATGTCATTCCAGATTCTTGCAAACCCAAAACAATGTGGTTCCTATGATAGCTACCACAGGTATTGCAACACTAGTGCACTTGCTTCTCTGTTGGCTTCTGATATACAAGACCAGCTTGGGATATAGAGGCGCTGCTGTCGCGATCTCTATCTCATATTGGATCAATGCATTACTCTTGGTTGTTTATATCAGAGTTTCTCCTTCTTGTATACACACATGGACTGGATTCTCAAAGGAGGCATTTCATGGAATTCCCAATTTCATAAGACTATCTATTCCTTCAGCTATAATGATCAG CCTAGAAATCTGGTCATTTGAAATGATGGTTCCCTTATCCGGTTTTCTTCCAAATCCACAGCTTGAAACCTCAGTGCTGTCAATCAG CCTTAACACATCCTCCATGATATACATGATTCCTCTTGCATTCGCCGGTGCAGCAAG CACAAGAGTTTCAAATCAATTGGGTGCCGGGCAACCACGACTAGCTCGTCTAGCAGTAGGTGTTGCACTATGCATTGTTGTTACTGAAGGTATTGTGGCTGCTGCaatactgatattgggtcgaAAAGTTTGGGGCTACTGTTACAGCAGTGAAAAGGAAGTTGTCAGTTATGTTGGGCAAATGCTTATTTTGGTTGCGGTATCCCACTTTTTTGATGGACTTCAATCTGTGCTTTCAG GCATCATAAGAGGAAGTGGACAGCAGAAGATTGGAGCATATGTAAATCTGGGAGCTTATTATCTTATGGGAATCCCTACTGCATTATTATTAGCATTTGTATTCCACATTGGAGGAAAG GGTCTTTGGATGGGAATCATTGTTGCGCTATTTGTGCAAGCACTGTCTCTTGCAATCATAATCTTATTCACAGACTGGGAGAAAGAA GTGAAGAAAGCTTCTGATAGGGTATACAACACACCAACCGCGTCTAATGCATCATCCGTAAGCTGA
- the LOC133709686 gene encoding protein DETOXIFICATION 16-like isoform X2 has translation MLAILGSYHLQIGMGSALDTFCGQSYGAKQYHMLGVHMQRAMLVLLLACIPLATIWFNAGHILKFLGQDPEIAAATGNYARFLIPCIFAYAVQQCHSRFLQTQNNVVPMIATTGIATLVHLLLCWLLIYKTSLGYRGAAVAISISYWINALLLVVYIRVSPSCIHTWTGFSKEAFHGIPNFIRLSIPSAIMISLEIWSFEMMVPLSGFLPNPQLETSVLSISLNTSSMIYMIPLAFAGAASTRVSNQLGAGQPRLARLAVGVALCIVVTEGIVAAAILILGRKVWGYCYSSEKEVVSYVGQMLILVAVSHFFDGLQSVLSGIIRGSGQQKIGAYVNLGAYYLMGIPTALLLAFVFHIGGKGLWMGIIVALFVQALSLAIIILFTDWEKEVKKASDRVYNTPTASNASSVS, from the exons ATGTTGGCCATCTTGGGGAGCTATCACTTGCAG ATAGGAATGGGTAGCGCATTAGACACATTTTGTGGGCAGTCGTATGGTGCAAAACAGTATCATATGCTTGGTGTACACATGCAGAGGGCAATGCTTGTTCTTCTGCTGGCCTGCATTCCTCTTGCAACCATATGGTTCAATGCAGGCCACATTCTCAAATTCTTGGGTCAAGATCCAGAAATTGCCGCTGCCACTGGAAACTATGCTCGTTTTCTGATACCTTGCATTTTTGCTTACGCAGTCCAACAATGTCATTCCAGATTCTTGCAAACCCAAAACAATGTGGTTCCTATGATAGCTACCACAGGTATTGCAACACTAGTGCACTTGCTTCTCTGTTGGCTTCTGATATACAAGACCAGCTTGGGATATAGAGGCGCTGCTGTCGCGATCTCTATCTCATATTGGATCAATGCATTACTCTTGGTTGTTTATATCAGAGTTTCTCCTTCTTGTATACACACATGGACTGGATTCTCAAAGGAGGCATTTCATGGAATTCCCAATTTCATAAGACTATCTATTCCTTCAGCTATAATGATCAG CCTAGAAATCTGGTCATTTGAAATGATGGTTCCCTTATCCGGTTTTCTTCCAAATCCACAGCTTGAAACCTCAGTGCTGTCAATCAG CCTTAACACATCCTCCATGATATACATGATTCCTCTTGCATTCGCCGGTGCAGCAAG CACAAGAGTTTCAAATCAATTGGGTGCCGGGCAACCACGACTAGCTCGTCTAGCAGTAGGTGTTGCACTATGCATTGTTGTTACTGAAGGTATTGTGGCTGCTGCaatactgatattgggtcgaAAAGTTTGGGGCTACTGTTACAGCAGTGAAAAGGAAGTTGTCAGTTATGTTGGGCAAATGCTTATTTTGGTTGCGGTATCCCACTTTTTTGATGGACTTCAATCTGTGCTTTCAG GCATCATAAGAGGAAGTGGACAGCAGAAGATTGGAGCATATGTAAATCTGGGAGCTTATTATCTTATGGGAATCCCTACTGCATTATTATTAGCATTTGTATTCCACATTGGAGGAAAG GGTCTTTGGATGGGAATCATTGTTGCGCTATTTGTGCAAGCACTGTCTCTTGCAATCATAATCTTATTCACAGACTGGGAGAAAGAA GTGAAGAAAGCTTCTGATAGGGTATACAACACACCAACCGCGTCTAATGCATCATCCGTAAGCTGA
- the LOC133709686 gene encoding protein DETOXIFICATION 16-like isoform X3: MADEEQSAGLESPVIPVLPQEHALQSTKGRFTKGELFGELKKQLLLAGPLVSSNFLLFGMQVISVMYVGHLGELSLAGASMATSFASVTGLSLIIGMGSALDTFCGQSYGAKQYHMLGVHMQRAMLVLLLACIPLATIWFNAGHILKFLGQDPEIAAATGNYARFLIPCIFAYAVQQCHSRFLQTQNNVVPMIATTGIATLVHLLLCWLLIYKTSLGYRGAAVAISISYWINALLLVVYIRVSPSCIHTWTGFSKEAFHGIPNFIRLSIPSAIMISLEIWSFEMMVPLSGFLPNPQLETSVLSISLNTSSMIYMIPLAFAGAARHHKRKWTAEDWSICKSGSLLSYGNPYCIIISICIPHWRKGSLDGNHCCAICASTVSCNHNLIHRLGERSEESF; the protein is encoded by the exons ATGGCTGACGAAGAACAATCTGCTGGTCTTGAATCACCCGTGATTCCTGTTCTGCCCCAAGAACATGCGTTACAATCAACAAAGGGACGATTCACGAAAGGTGAATTGTTCGGGGAACTGAAGAAGCAGTTATTGTTGGCAGGGCCGCTGGTATCATCAAATTTCTTGTTGTTCGGTATGCAGGTTATTTCAGTCATGTATGTTGGCCATCTTGGGGAGCTATCACTTGCAGGTGCTTCCATGGCCACTTCTTTTGCATCTGTGACTGGTTTGAGCTTGATA ATAGGAATGGGTAGCGCATTAGACACATTTTGTGGGCAGTCGTATGGTGCAAAACAGTATCATATGCTTGGTGTACACATGCAGAGGGCAATGCTTGTTCTTCTGCTGGCCTGCATTCCTCTTGCAACCATATGGTTCAATGCAGGCCACATTCTCAAATTCTTGGGTCAAGATCCAGAAATTGCCGCTGCCACTGGAAACTATGCTCGTTTTCTGATACCTTGCATTTTTGCTTACGCAGTCCAACAATGTCATTCCAGATTCTTGCAAACCCAAAACAATGTGGTTCCTATGATAGCTACCACAGGTATTGCAACACTAGTGCACTTGCTTCTCTGTTGGCTTCTGATATACAAGACCAGCTTGGGATATAGAGGCGCTGCTGTCGCGATCTCTATCTCATATTGGATCAATGCATTACTCTTGGTTGTTTATATCAGAGTTTCTCCTTCTTGTATACACACATGGACTGGATTCTCAAAGGAGGCATTTCATGGAATTCCCAATTTCATAAGACTATCTATTCCTTCAGCTATAATGATCAG CCTAGAAATCTGGTCATTTGAAATGATGGTTCCCTTATCCGGTTTTCTTCCAAATCCACAGCTTGAAACCTCAGTGCTGTCAATCAG CCTTAACACATCCTCCATGATATACATGATTCCTCTTGCATTCGCCGGTGCAGCAAG GCATCATAAGAGGAAGTGGACAGCAGAAGATTGGAGCATATGTAAATCTGGGAGCTTATTATCTTATGGGAATCCCTACTGCATTATTATTAGCATTTGTATTCCACATTGGAGGAAAG GGTCTTTGGATGGGAATCATTGTTGCGCTATTTGTGCAAGCACTGTCTCTTGCAATCATAATCTTATTCACAGACTGGGAGAAAGAA GTGAAGAAAGCTTCTGA
- the LOC133710877 gene encoding xylose isomerase — translation MMKMKAEKILLLLVCVSLFIFGVTAGPQTCPADLESDCSGSGEWEGEFFPEIPKIKYEGPSSKNPLAYKWYNGEEEILGKKMKDWLRFSVAFWHTFRGTGADPFGAPTKNWPWEDGTNSVAMAKRRMKANFEFINKLGVDRWCFHDRDIAPDGKTLEETNKNLDEVVALAKELQGTKIRPLWGTAQLFMHPRYMHGGATSPELGVYAYAAAQVKKAIEVTHYLGGENYVFWGGREGYQSLLNTNMGRELDHLARFLEAAVAYKKKIGFNGTLLIEPKPQEPTKHQYDWDAATTANFLRKYGLIGEFKLNIECNHATLSGHSCHHELETARLNGLLGNIDANTGDPQIGWDTDEFLTDIAEATRVMLTVVKNGGLAPGGFNFDAKLRRESTDVEDLFIAHISGMDTLARGLRNVAKLIEDGSLAELVRKRYESFDTEVGAQIEAGKGDFEYLEKKAMEWGEPKVPSAKQELAERHFQSAL, via the exons ATGATGAAAATGAAGGCAGAGAAGATATTGTTGCTGCTTGTTTGTGTCAGCTTGTTTATCTTTGGAGTG ACTGCTGGTCCGCAGACGTGCCCTGCAGATCTTGAGAGTGATTGCAGTGGTTCTGGGGAATGGGAAGGGGAGTTTTTCCCTGAAATTCCCAAAATTAAATATGAG GGCCCCTCTAGCAAGAACCCCCTTGCGTACAAATGGTATAATGGAGAGGAGGAGATTCTGGGGAAGAAAATGAAG GATTGGTTGAGGTTTAGTGTTGCATTTTGGCACACATTCCGTGGAACAGGAGCTGACCCATTCGGTGCGCCTACAAAAAATTGGCCTTGGGAGGATGGAACTAACTCTGTTGCTATGGCCAAGAGAAGAA TGAAAGCCAACTTTGAGTTCATAAATAAGCTTGGAGTCGATAGGTGGTGTTTCCATGACAGGGATATTGCTCCGGATGGCAAAACCTTGGAG GAAACTAATAAAAACTTGGATGAGGTGGTGGCCCTTGCCAAGGAGCTTCAG GGAACCAAAATTCGACCTTTGTGGGGCACAGCTCAGCTGTTTATGCATCCTCGCTACATGCATGGTGGTGCCACTAG CCCTGAACTAGGTGTATATGCATATGCTGCTGCTCAAGTTAAGAAAGCTATTGAG GTCACGCATTATTTAGGTGGTGAAAATTATGTGTTTTGGGGTGGCCGTGAGGGTTACCAGAGTCTCCTGAATACCAACATGGGACGAGAGCTTGATCATCTG GCAAGGTTTCTTGAAGCTGCTGTTGCTTACAAGAAGAAAATTGGATTCAATG GAACACTGTTGATTGAACCGAAGCCTCAAGAACCTACTAAACACCA GTATGACTGGGATGCTGCAACAACAGCAAATTTCCTGCGAAAATATGGCCTTATAG GAGAATTTAAACTTAACATTGAGTGCAACCATGCCACTCTATCTGGTCACAG CTGTCATCATGAGCTTGAAACTGCAAGACTCAATGGTTTACTGGGAAACATTGATGCAAACACTGGAGATCCTCAAATTG GATGGGATACAGATGAATTTCTCACAGACATTGCAGAGGCGACTCGAGTTATGCTTACTGTGGTAAAAAAT GGAGGATTGGCACCAGGAGGCTTCAACTTTGATGCAAAATT ACGGAGGGAAAGCACAGATGTCGAGGATTTGTTCATTGCTCATATCAGTGGAATGGATACCCTGGCCCGTGGACTCCGTAATGTCGCCAAGCTTATTGAG GACGGTTCTCTGGCTGAGCTTGTTCGCAAACGATATGAGAGTTTTGATACAGAGGTTGGGGCCCAGATAGAG GCTGGTAAGGGTGATTTTGAATATCTTGAGAAGAAGGCCATGGAATGGGGTGAACCAAAAGTTCCTTCTGCCAAGCAG GAACTTGCGGAGAGGCATTTCCAGTCTGCTTTGTAG